In Coffea arabica cultivar ET-39 chromosome 9e, Coffea Arabica ET-39 HiFi, whole genome shotgun sequence, the genomic window TAATTGGCATTTTCAACAAGCAATAATttgcctcaagagttgccggcttttgaggttaaCTTTGGGATTAGATTTAATTGCTAACTTGAAAAAGTCTGACAAAAAGAGACAAAAGACGTAAGTCGGGGAGGAATTCTGGGGTAAGTGGGTTCTTAGTTAAGGCCTAGTAGAGGCTTCTTTACTAACCTTCCCGTTGCCCCACATCGCTTCTAAGGGGTTTGAGGGTTGGGTAGTTAAGTCCCCAAGGTTGcttcaagagttgccggcttttgaagttAATTTTGGGATTAGGTTTAATTGCTAACTTGAAAAagtctgacaaaaaaaaaaaaaaaaacaagccaTCGTACACcagaaagggaaagagaaagTATAGTGAAAAGTTAGTAAATGTAGGCGAAAATCATTGAACTTTAGCTCAGTGGTCACCAAAAAGGATATTTGGGTTGTAAGTCGGGAATTCTAACCTTACCTATAGTCGAAAAAATCTAAATGAAGTGTCAAAACATCTCTTACTCAAATATTATTAtcattgttgaaaaaaaaaataaatgaaggaGAAGACGACGACGTACGCTAGGGTCGCGCAGCGTGCGTGACCAAAATGATGTGGGACTTGGACTGGGACTGCGGGAGTTAGTAAGGAGGTAGAAGAATGTTAGTACTACGATTTTTAAATGAACATACCCACCACATTCCATCGCAAACTTTGCCATCGCCTTTCAATTTTCATGCGGCAAAATCGGATAAAGATGAGGTCATCATCTTCAACAAGGaatataaaaaagaagaaaaaagagaataggTTTGAAATTGAAAACCAGCGAGGGGTCGCTGTCCTTTGGGAAGGTGGGGTTCTTGGCATTTAACTTGTTTTCAGGGGTAGCTGCAAAAAAAAACGGTGGTAGGCCAAAATGTCCGAACGAGAAGAATTGGGACCGTTACAGACCGAAAAGAAGCAACGGACGGATTTGATGGCTCAAATCACTTCGTGACTAggctagattaggttataggacATCTATGTTtcgatcaaaaaaaaaaaaatcacttcgTGACTTTGTTCTTTTGGGTATCATTTTAGGCCAAAATCGAGTGCAAGAAACTTCACCAATTGCAATTTGATTTTCTAAACAAATGGCTCATCTGTTCATATTATcgatcacttttttatctcacatacagcacatcataaaaagtgttacagtaattatttcaaataatactacTCTGTCCAAATTGTGTTATGTTGAAATTGTAGCGGGATCACTTGCCATAATTGAGTGCGAAAAACTTCACGAATtgcaatttttaaaatttttataaaaaaatatactataacgatttgatatatttaaaataaaatgtaattaaaaaatatgtttataaaaatcataaattttttttttatagaaaatgaCTTTTCGAACAAGGCCAAATTGTATGGATCATTACGCAGTAGTGTACATGCAATTCTTTGACAATTGCATGGAATTGCGTCCAATCTCATGTATTTTGCCATGTGCAGCTAAAAATGATAAAGGGGATTGAAAAGACAAGTTAATTATCCAAAAAGATTGATGACGAGTTAACTATGGGGTTCGGTCTGGAAGACACACTACTATATAATTAATGGTCCAAATCAAGGTGATAATTGTAAGTCACCAAAAATGCTttctttagtaaaaaaaaaaaaagaaaaaagaaatgagcAATCAAGATCCAAGTTCGGCCTATTTGGTCCATGAATTGCAAGCGGTCGCATCCTAATTATGAGTGCAACTTGTACTGAGCGAGTTTGGatacaataattatttttaaatattattttgtttacATCATAAGTatgttttttaattattttttatatttttaattatcatTTTATCTTTATACACACGTCACGTCAAGAAAAACATTACAAATAATTTCAAGTGGTATTTGATGTAAAAGTTACACTTTTTAATGGCTAAAAAAGGACAGTGCATAgagccattttttttaaaaaaaaaaccctaaatgtagcTCTTATTTAATGGAGAAACTGTGGAGCTCCAAATCCGACATTTGCCCATCTCTTCATTTCTCCAACGGCTCAAAGGAATACTCGAGAAacatctcttgttttttttctaaTACAGGAAGTATTTCAGTTTTGTCAGATTAATTTCTCTGCGTCTGTTTATTTCATCCCTCAAGAATACACAAGAGTCTCGAGATCTCGAACACACGATCTCGGATCTAATTAGACTGCCGCGAAATCATACGAGCCACCCCCAAGAGCCTCGAGAAACATCTCATTGACCGACCTTTTTGTGCTTATGAATCACTAGCATTCGTTTATAGGTTAAAAGTTGTCAGCTGAATTGCTTTCTCAATTAATTATTggacttttcttcttcttctttttttggctAAAAAAAAGTGATTCGATGATAAACATTCATTAATAAGGCCACCACCAATTGGATAAACACGGATCCTACGATCTTATATATTTTCAACACAAGTGAAAAAGGAACTATTTTTTATTAAGCTACTCTGATCGACATAATTGATCCGCAGTACAACACAGTCCAGATACGAAAATCTACGGGAAATGGGGAGTCTAAAGAGGCTGTGGTAAAGAACTAGTGGGTATACAAATTTAActaaatcaagaaaatattctgacacaatttttaaattttttccgcTGTAAGTGAGATTTAAACCCTCACGTACGATCTAACGAAGGACTTAAACGCCCTGGTGGCCAATCATTTTATTAGGTAGAGGTATGTCCAGATGAAGGCCTTGGCATGGCGACAATGGTGGACCACTCCGCCTGTTTTATGAAATGCCAGCTGTTTGCCACATGATTCATTTTGGTTAAGCTACTGGGTGATGATGAGGATTTGATAACGATGATGATGGTGATGACGATGGATTGGGCCATGGATTAAAGATTTTGAGAGAGTGCTCCAGTAAGATTACTAGAGCTACTTTATTGGTCAATTCCTGTATTAATTGATATGAGCACGAGGATATCGATGGTAAACTGCGGTCTCAGCTTGGGACCCCTCCTACTCCTGCCTGGGCGACCATAACAAATTCTGCGTTTAGCAAATTATCCAGGTTGTCACTGAACATTTTGAATGGATAAGATTTAGTCATTTGCatagtagattatttgagataatttgaaagaaaaaaattactgtaacatttttttgatgtgatgtatgtaagataaagagatagtttaaaaaatatgtggatgatgtaaataaataaaatttgataaataatttgtgatccaaacaaataaattttagacCATCTCGTCTGATTTCATCGTTAGCTCTGACAGATTTAAAGATTTGTACGATTCACGAGACATAATATTAATAGTTATGTATGACAGAATTAATGGTAAAAATAGATGAAATGGTCCAAAATTTATACTTTTGATAGTTTAGTGGATTCAAACAAACTATTAATAGTTGAGTGGCTAAAACTTGATTATTCGAAAAGTTTAGTGGCTAACCAGACAATTTGTTCTTCTTCATTCTAATATGGTAAAAATAACTACTATACTTTAGAAGAATCAAGTTTTTTGTTGTTGTAATAAATCATATGTAGTACCACGCTTGTAACAGTTTTAAGACTTATCTtataatccaattcaacatttaaatttaattgattcaaatatCAATATATTTTTAGACgcatttgatgattaaaaaaatagaatatttgaattaattaagtggcacagAATTGTATACGTttaatgataaaaataaaatatcttaattaattaagtagcaCGAAATTTTTTTCGCAATACTTGctcaaaaaaaatgataaattattcacttatcacttaatgtgatatatacttaaATATATCATCGTATTTAATACTCAACAGTTCATTAACTAACTAAAAGGATTGAGATTTCAAacatcaaatttcaattttcagaattcaaatttatcaaatACACCCTTAatctataataataataataatcatgtCGCGCAAAGatgtcttttgttttctcatttTCCAATGAGAAGTGAGAACCCCACGAGACCAGATGTTAAACTAAAATTTCACCTGcagtgaaaaaaattcaaagaaagtaTCAGAGCAACCCTTTGATctagcttttttattttttaagctccTTCTCTCTGTAGAATAGAATATATCATGTCATACAAATGTTATTGTTGTCGAAAAAACTAGATTATCAACACTTAAAAAGAATCCAGTTAATAACAATTGCAATACCTTCAACTAGTAATGCAGGACTTTAATTCATATTGGCACCGCGCGCTTTCtaccaataatttttttttttttttgctaaaataTTAAATGAGTCGTCCGTAGCATCATGTAATGTTAGAGAGAGAAAAGCTGAAAGAAATCCCATGCCAACTCTAAATTGAACACAAGTCGATTCATTTTATtctagaaggaaaaaaaaaaaaaaaggtatcatTCTTTATGTTTCTTTGTTTGGTGAAGGGGCAGCCTTGGTTGGCATTTAATGTTTGATTGAGTAAAACATCATCTGGACAATTATGGTAGTGGATCATATATTCCTTACAGTTATTAAGTAATACTACTAACAAATGATAAATGAATAGGGACAAATCCCAGTTCAATTTAAAGATTGTGTTATACTGACCTGGACAGGATCAAATCACCAAAGGGATTTTCTACTATAAAAATCTCTCcgtttttttttaacatatattttaaacacctttttatttcacatatatcaaattgttacaGTATATTTTCTTACAAAAACTTCAGAAAATTGTAATCCAAACACAGACGAACAAGGTACCATTTTAAGTGAAATTAAACAATACAATGCTGCGGTAACGAATGTGGTTCCACGCCACAGACAAGCGGACAGCAGAATTTGAGTTGGACCAAATTGCACCACAGGAAAAAGACACTACTGTTACTGCCAAGCAATTAATTGAACTGAACAATACAATGTGCCAACAGCAATTCCGGTCACCCCACTCATTCAACGTTGTTAGACCCCAATCGGACTGATCATTCTTcccaattttttaatttgtaGCATAAAAACGCTTTAgtcaaaattataaaaagtCGGTTAAATCAGTGATTCAATTCGACTGGTTAACCCGATTCGTAAACTTTTCGTTCTCTAAATCAAGATGTTTTCATCCTTATCATTTTATCAATTTAGCATCGATGGCTCCAACTTGCATTacattattttaatttaatttttcaagtaattttggagaatggaCATATTTAGCCATGTATATTCGATTGTAAGTTTAGTATTTTTGAAACATCTTGCAtttctgaaacttataaaaatataaaataattatgataACAATGAAATCagcaaattttttaaaacaGTTCGACTGATCTGACCAATTGGCCCCTCGTCTAAGAGTTTAATTTTAATCCAAGCCTCGCTGTCCAGTCCGCCTTTAACAACAACATTGACTCCATTATACTTACGGTTGAGGGGGTGAAGTGCGACTACCTCCTAACTCCTAAGCTATCAGTTAGTATTCTCTTTTACTTTAAGCGAACTTTAACGGTGAAATCTTTGATTGAATATAAGCAAATTCAAGCGTACAAGCATCCAACTCCAGACCTGCCGCTTGTAAACGTGGTAGTAGGTGTAGAAAAGGGACTCTTAGTAATAGCAGCAGCAGTAACATCAGACATATTCACCACCAAAACTGTTTTGACAGATGGAGAGGGAGTACTTATCTCACAATTCACGTGACCCTTAGGATGTAGGACTTGCTTGCTTTACAGCCCCACTCTTcccatgaagaaaaaaaaaaagggtccaACCCTACAAACTACCCAACAAAAAAGAAGAGGAGGGACAAAAAAAATGTACCAAAGCCTGGTGGCCATCATTAATGTATTAAATTTTGACGGGGGTGGAACTCTTGCTTCTCGTCAATTTGTCACATTAAAAAATTGTTCTGCTTAAAAAATTTAATCGAGTGCACAGTACATCAGTCTGATTTGATAATAATTCAGTCTCCTCCGAATTATTCTTAGGTTgtatttggattgcatttttcatcattttttatgaaaaaattactgtaacaatttgatatatatatgagagaaaaaggtgatcacggaaaatgataatgagtttgtttggatagggtattatttgaaatattatttggaataattactgtagcactttttgtgatgtgatgtatgtgagataaaaagttgattgggaatataaaaaggtgggttggaaaatgtgtttatgatgcaagcgaaatattatttggaataatgtgtgtatccaaacactcccaatatttttcgacggaaacaagcaatccaagcagAGCCTAACTTAGACTTTCTTCGATTCTTTCACATCCGTTAATATAGGAATCTATCGTattgacagaaaaaaaaaaaaaaaagagaaaagggacaaaaaaaaatgtactagGAGTAGTAAAATGGGGTGGAATTTGCTTTAAGTTGTGGGGCAGATGCTGCAAGGAACAGAGAGAAAAGGACATGTAACCGTTGGATTGAGAAGGGACTATGGACTGAGTAAtgtaggagagagagagagagagagagggggggatGAGACTTGAGAGGATGGATTACAGACAAATACATTTGCCAGCCTGACGGCCGGtttcttcttccctttctttcGACTttcaatttcaaaccaaacccccccaaaaaaaaatacaaaaaaaaacaaaaaacaaggaTGGATGGATAGATACAAATGATAGAACGCCACAAACTTCCAGATGATTACCCATCACATGGTCTCGCTGTCTCAGCTGCCCCACTTTccacttcttcttctttaacTGGCTCCCACCTCtcccccaccaaaaaaaaaaaaaaaaaaaaaaaaaaaaaactctcttgATTCCCAAAGGCCCCAAACCAAAGCCCCTCACATCCCattcattaaaaaataaaataaaataaaatactccttttttttgtctaattaaaagtgttttatattttaaaatatttataatattaaaaaaagtaatacatttttaatttttttaatataatatttttattatatatacatattatcattcaaatttaaaatttaaatttatgagagtaaaatttttaaaaaaatacaaatatcaCAATTAAATTATCatagttaaaaaattaaattctcAAAATCGGAACCAAATAATTGAAATGGATGAAGTATAATACCGCAAAATATTCCAATTTCAGATTTAATTTCCAAAACTATCCCCACTCTTATCCATATATCCCGGCCCCTTGGCTTCCCTGCCCCACTCTCCACTCATAAAACCACAGCATAGATTGAAGACAAGACTCTGCCTATCCCATCCAAGTCTCACGCCCcatctcctcttcttcttcttcttcttcttcaaatcaaacaagaaacaaaaacaacagCACAGAGAAACCAACAAAACGCATCAACACAGAGCACTGCACGGCACCCAAACCAGAAAGTAAGAACCGAAAAGAGATGTCAAAGGAAGTGGGTGAAGAAGGGCAGACCCAGCATAGGAAGGACTACGTGGACCCGCCCCCTGCTCCCCTCTTGGACTTTGCCGAGCTCAAGCTCTGGTCCTTCTACCGTGCCCTCATCGCCGAGTTCATTGCCACCCTCCTTTTCCTCTATGTGACCATCGCCACCGTCATCGGCCACAAGGTGCGCTACGCCGCTGACCAATGTGACGGCGTTGGCATCCTCGGCATCGCCTGGGCCTTTGGTGGCATGATTTTCATCCTCGTTTACTGCACTGCCGGCATCTCCGGTACGTTCTTAACTAAGTAACTAACTGCATGGCCCATCACCGTGCCCTccattctcttcttcttcttactCACTCACTCCCTGGTAGCTTAGTTGGTtgcttatatatatgtattataagtagtagtagtagtagtcaTGTATTGCTGCTGCTTAATCGTGCTTTGATTAGGTGGGCATATCAACCCTGCGGTGACATTTGGGCTGTTCCTGGCGAGGAAGGTGtcgctgttcagggcagtggctTATATGGTGGCACAGTGTCTGGGAGCTATCTGCGGAGTTGGGTTGGTGAAGGCTTTCATGAAGCACCACTACAACACTTGGGGTGGGGGTGCCAACTCTGTGATGCATGGCTACAGCAAGGGCACTGCTTTGGGTGCTGAGATCATTGGTACTTTTGTCCTTGTTTACACCGTTTTCGCCGCCACCGACCCCAAGAGAAGCGCTCGTGATTCTCACGTCCCTGTATTCTTCTTCTACCTCTTTCCCTCTTCTTGgatttgttttttcctttcttcctttttctttttaccgGATCATACCTTAAATCCATTTGAGGACGTAATGTACTCGCGTGGTTTTCCTTCGATTTTTGTGATCCCGTTGCATCACTCCTTCACTGCTTAAAATAGATTAGAATAGGAGCAGAGTAAACGATTacaattgagaaaaaaaaacaacatcTTTGTGAATTTTCCATAGTCATGCAACTCTGCTATCtgtatgtgtttttttttgtggttaacTTAACATTTTCGTCCTTAGGTGTTGGCTCCTCTGCCAATTGGGTTCGCCGTGTTCATGGTTCACTTGGGTACCATTCCTATCACTGGAACTGGTATCAACCCTGCTAGGAGCTTTGGTGCTGCCGTCATCTACAACAATGACAAAGCCTGGGATGACCAGgtaagttctttttttttttgtattcctTGCGAAgatgatttcttttttcttcaaatATTTACTACTGCTGCTACAATAAATGTTGCTAGCATCCAGCAAGCAGCAGGAGTATCATTTTAATGGGATTCTTTACAAATATATGGTGCAGTGGATCTTCTGGGTTGGACCATTTGTGGGGGCATTGGCAGCAGCAGCATATCATCAGTACATCTTGAGGGCTGCAGCTATCAAGGCCTTGGGATCTTTCAGGAGCAACCCCACAAactaaagttaaaaaagaaaaaaaaggccaTCCATCCACCTGTCCATGAGGCGTGAAGAAATTAATGAATTCCTAATTCTCTCTCAATATCTGGAATTGCTTGTTTTCCGTCGTGTGTGTTAGATAGATAGAGGGAGAGGATTTAATTTATGAACCATCCcatcttttcttttgtaaaCTTATCATTCCCTTTAACTTGTTTTTCATATAgcttccatctttttttttttttttttttttatgtttttcctATTTGTTGCTAGTCTTGGATGTGTATATTTATTTGGTATGATGAATAGTGCTGGTGGAGTTGTTTCTTTAAATCTCTGCAAATATTTAGAGTTGTAAACGAGTCAAATCGAATCGAGTATTTCATGTTTGAGCTCTGTTCGTGAAGTGATTCGAACGTCTGTGTTTGTTCgtcaatttttgaatttcaaatgtgTTCGCGTTCGTTTTGTTCGAAGTGTTCGAattcaaattattttaaattttaaatatatcatgcaaattattaattattttaaaaaataattaaagcattaagtgattaaattttattatttattaattatataattaatactccctccgtcccattaaAAATGTCATACTTTCCTTTTTAGTCTGTCCCAAAATTAATGTCACTTACCACAATTGGCAATAAAAACTTTCCCCCATTTCTATCTCATACCTTTAAATATACCAgattattttaagattttgatGGGCCCTAAAAAATTACAAGGGTTGCACTTGATATGCGTGAGTTTCACAGCAAATGGAAACAATGGTCGTGCAAGGAACATTCCAAAAAAGCGGTTGAAACATTGTTGAAACATGAGTCCCACAGGTCTGTCACCACTCCTTTATCATTCTAATAGTCAATAAGTTACGCTGCTCCATAGAAACCGGATAGGGGCATTGGTGGAAG contains:
- the LOC113710208 gene encoding aquaporin PIP2-7-like, with product MSKEVGEEGQTQHRKDYVDPPPAPLLDFAELKLWSFYRALIAEFIATLLFLYVTIATVIGHKVRYAADQCDGVGILGIAWAFGGMIFILVYCTAGISGGHINPAVTFGLFLARKVSLFRAVAYMVAQCLGAICGVGLVKAFMKHHYNTWGGGANSVMHGYSKGTALGAEIIGTFVLVYTVFAATDPKRSARDSHVPVLAPLPIGFAVFMVHLGTIPITGTGINPARSFGAAVIYNNDKAWDDQWIFWVGPFVGALAAAAYHQYILRAAAIKALGSFRSNPTN